From a single Alkalihalophilus pseudofirmus genomic region:
- a CDS encoding 6-carboxyhexanoate--CoA ligase, translating into MQHEHIYFSVRMRAAQGGSHEQGGKHISGGERIVPYHDLSSCMTELAEKGLNHSRGKPDFMNIQFEQIEEAVKYVSPLPVGTHVVSSVADGQVTARSLLTEAGIKPQVIEEAYYVISELTELQGALFIDAATGQRLDDPIKNGVRVSRMDWPLDDFSCWSNEHQLSPNIRMKEALTLATKVTQHPATIAELCWSDDPDYITGYVASQKFGYQRISQLKELGEEKGCRIFFVDQTKMKNFDAYINYLTTQPVLIRWKQEVMADESRSMAGRAAE; encoded by the coding sequence ATGCAACATGAGCATATATATTTCAGCGTCAGAATGAGAGCTGCACAAGGTGGATCTCATGAACAAGGAGGCAAGCATATCTCAGGCGGGGAAAGGATTGTTCCGTATCATGACCTCTCATCATGTATGACAGAATTAGCCGAAAAAGGCCTGAATCATTCGCGTGGCAAGCCTGACTTTATGAACATTCAATTTGAACAAATCGAAGAAGCGGTTAAATATGTGTCACCATTGCCTGTTGGTACCCATGTTGTATCTTCAGTAGCTGACGGGCAAGTGACCGCTCGCTCATTACTAACTGAAGCTGGGATTAAGCCTCAGGTAATTGAAGAAGCCTATTATGTGATATCAGAGCTAACTGAATTACAAGGGGCTCTTTTCATAGATGCTGCTACTGGTCAAAGGTTGGACGACCCTATAAAGAATGGAGTCAGAGTATCAAGGATGGATTGGCCTTTGGATGACTTTAGCTGCTGGTCAAACGAACACCAACTGTCGCCTAACATACGAATGAAAGAAGCTTTGACCTTAGCAACAAAAGTCACTCAACACCCTGCAACCATTGCTGAATTATGCTGGTCAGATGATCCTGATTATATTACTGGATATGTGGCGAGTCAGAAGTTTGGGTATCAGCGAATATCTCAGCTAAAAGAATTGGGCGAAGAGAAAGGCTGCCGTATTTTTTTTGTGGATCAAACGAAAATGAAAAACTTTGATGCTTATATAAATTATTTAACGACACAACCAGTGCTGATTCGTTGGAAGCAGGAGGTGATGGCTGATGAGTCTCGATCAATGGCTGGCCGAGCGGCTGAGTAA
- the bioF gene encoding 8-amino-7-oxononanoate synthase: MSLDQWLAERLSNSKDSGLYRTLRKMEQAPGRTNIIDGRKQLVFSSNNYLGLAADLRVVEAAKLAIEEFGTGSSGSRLTTGNASWHEKLEGKLASFKQTEAALLFSSGYLANIGVLSSIPQEGDIILSDELNHASLIDGCRLSKADKKIYPHLHMEMLENLLKESMHYNHRFIVTDGVFSMDGTIAPLDKIRQLADTYDAYLIVDDAHGTGVTGETGIGTCERFGVACDVIIGTLSKAVGCEGGFAAGSRTLIDFLRNHARSFIFQTSIPQSSCAAAYTALAIIESDKSRLQQLKKLSNHICKELVEMGFYIRGEETPIIPVIIGDTHKATQFAEKLQAKGIFAPAIRPPTVAEGEARIRVTVTADHTEEDINYLLHSFYLIGREMCIIQDARIGSSKGEGHDEYR, encoded by the coding sequence ATGAGTCTCGATCAATGGCTGGCCGAGCGGCTGAGTAATTCAAAGGACTCAGGTTTATACCGAACCCTACGTAAAATGGAACAAGCCCCGGGTCGCACGAATATCATTGATGGACGAAAGCAGCTTGTTTTTTCATCTAATAATTATTTAGGGCTAGCAGCAGACTTGAGAGTTGTAGAGGCTGCAAAGCTGGCGATAGAAGAGTTCGGTACAGGCAGTTCTGGTTCTAGATTAACGACTGGCAATGCATCGTGGCATGAAAAATTGGAAGGGAAACTAGCCTCTTTTAAGCAAACAGAGGCAGCATTATTATTTTCAAGCGGTTACTTAGCGAATATTGGTGTTCTCTCATCTATCCCTCAAGAAGGGGATATTATTTTAAGTGACGAGTTAAATCATGCAAGTCTGATTGATGGCTGCAGATTATCAAAAGCAGATAAAAAGATCTACCCTCATCTACATATGGAAATGCTCGAAAATCTATTAAAAGAGAGCATGCATTACAATCATCGATTTATTGTAACAGACGGCGTGTTTAGTATGGATGGAACGATTGCTCCTCTTGATAAGATCAGGCAACTGGCTGATACGTATGATGCTTATCTCATTGTGGATGATGCCCATGGAACAGGTGTAACCGGAGAGACTGGCATAGGGACATGTGAACGTTTTGGGGTTGCCTGTGATGTAATCATTGGCACATTAAGCAAGGCTGTCGGATGTGAAGGAGGCTTTGCAGCTGGTTCGCGAACCCTTATTGATTTTCTCAGAAATCATGCGCGAAGCTTTATCTTTCAAACATCGATCCCCCAATCGAGCTGTGCTGCGGCTTACACTGCATTAGCAATCATTGAATCTGATAAAAGCCGTTTGCAACAATTAAAGAAGCTTTCAAATCACATTTGCAAAGAATTAGTAGAAATGGGCTTTTATATCCGCGGGGAAGAAACGCCTATCATCCCTGTCATCATAGGTGATACCCACAAAGCTACTCAATTCGCAGAAAAGCTCCAAGCAAAAGGCATATTCGCACCAGCCATACGACCTCCTACTGTAGCGGAAGGGGAAGCACGAATCCGTGTGACAGTGACTGCTGATCATACAGAAGAAGATATTAACTACTTGCTGCATAGTTTCTATTTAATAGGAAGAGAAATGTGTATCATCCAAGATGCAAGGATAGGATCATCTAAAGGAGAGGGTCATGATGAATACCGTTAG
- a CDS encoding cytochrome P450, giving the protein MNTVSQTKAKQIRLKRDDLFKDPYGLYKRLRERGPIYKGSILKQPGWFVTGYKETAYILKDSSFFTRIPLPEATEKYSHLKQIQSKMMLYMNKEDHRKLRLLVNEGFTPKRIAGFRPLIEEVVDSLLDELVEKEEFDVVSEFAFPLTSLVIATILGVPEEDREPFRDWAALLLQSIDFTRSHKILEASDQLAEELSVYFSSLISKKRAQPGDDLISTLIKENDCTEGELISTFILLVIAGHETTVNLISNTIYTFLKYPEQWKVLKENPSLAGSAIEEVLRFESPTQLTARVAMKDTEVAGKHITCGEQLYLMLGAANRDPDVFDEPDEFLITRKKVPHLSFGLGAHFCLGSTLARLEAQIALSRFSKRVHTYNQTKAEIKWRPLTGFRALEKLRITVQTSN; this is encoded by the coding sequence ATGAATACCGTTAGCCAAACGAAAGCAAAACAGATTCGTCTTAAAAGAGATGACTTATTTAAAGATCCGTATGGCTTGTATAAACGATTACGCGAGAGAGGTCCGATTTATAAAGGAAGTATACTGAAGCAGCCCGGATGGTTTGTAACAGGATACAAAGAAACAGCCTACATCCTAAAAGATTCATCTTTTTTTACTCGCATTCCTTTACCTGAAGCGACAGAAAAATACAGCCACCTAAAACAAATTCAAAGCAAGATGATGCTTTATATGAACAAAGAAGATCACCGCAAGCTGCGGCTTCTTGTGAACGAAGGGTTCACACCCAAGCGAATAGCGGGATTCAGACCTTTAATAGAAGAGGTCGTTGATTCTCTTTTAGACGAACTTGTTGAAAAAGAAGAATTTGATGTTGTATCAGAATTCGCCTTTCCACTTACAAGCTTAGTTATCGCGACCATTTTAGGCGTGCCGGAAGAAGACCGGGAACCATTTCGAGATTGGGCAGCTTTATTGCTTCAATCAATTGATTTTACCCGTTCTCATAAAATATTAGAAGCAAGTGATCAATTAGCAGAAGAGCTGAGCGTGTACTTCTCCTCATTAATCTCCAAAAAAAGGGCGCAGCCGGGCGATGATCTTATTAGTACGCTGATCAAAGAAAATGATTGTACGGAAGGTGAATTAATCTCTACATTTATATTGCTTGTCATTGCTGGTCACGAAACAACAGTCAATTTAATTAGCAACACCATTTACACCTTTCTAAAGTACCCTGAACAATGGAAGGTATTAAAGGAAAACCCTTCTTTGGCTGGTTCTGCAATTGAAGAAGTACTAAGGTTTGAAAGTCCAACACAGCTAACGGCCAGAGTGGCGATGAAGGATACAGAAGTGGCAGGCAAACACATCACATGCGGAGAGCAGCTATATCTTATGCTCGGGGCAGCGAACCGAGATCCTGATGTATTTGATGAGCCTGATGAATTCCTCATTACAAGAAAAAAGGTTCCGCATCTCTCTTTTGGATTAGGTGCTCATTTTTGTCTAGGTTCCACACTTGCCAGGTTAGAAGCACAGATTGCCCTATCTCGGTTTAGTAAACGTGTTCACACGTATAACCAAACAAAGGCAGAAATTAAGTGGCGGCC